A section of the Pseudomonas fluorescens genome encodes:
- a CDS encoding DNA-binding domain-containing protein: MGLTDWQLAFERHLLADTGNSGFASTLIGGPTLDVDTGLAIYHNAYRARLLEVMQGDFPAVWHWLGDDEFAGLVAAYVQRYPSAHFSLRWLGQRFEGFIGEHLVAEQSPPLAELARLEWAFTLAFDAPPGQPLTLDDMAQLAPEDWPSLQVEWVPVVQQVACRFNSLEIWRAVKDQAVFPGSIPLPLAEVCLIWRDRQVCRYRSLEPAEAHALAGMADQGWTFSALCAELAVAYQEGAPLQAVTWLKQWVQDGLLQRRAP, encoded by the coding sequence ATGGGCCTGACTGACTGGCAGCTGGCGTTCGAGCGACATCTATTGGCAGACACCGGCAACAGCGGCTTTGCCAGCACCTTGATCGGTGGCCCGACCCTGGATGTCGACACGGGCCTGGCGATCTACCACAACGCCTACCGGGCCCGTCTGCTGGAAGTGATGCAGGGGGATTTCCCCGCCGTATGGCATTGGCTGGGGGATGACGAGTTTGCCGGGCTGGTGGCGGCCTACGTGCAGCGCTATCCATCGGCGCATTTCAGCTTGCGCTGGCTGGGGCAACGGTTTGAAGGCTTTATCGGCGAGCACCTGGTCGCCGAGCAAAGTCCCCCTCTGGCAGAGCTGGCGCGCCTGGAGTGGGCCTTTACCCTGGCGTTTGATGCGCCCCCAGGCCAGCCCCTGACCCTGGACGACATGGCACAACTGGCACCTGAAGACTGGCCGTCGTTGCAGGTCGAGTGGGTGCCGGTGGTGCAGCAGGTGGCCTGTCGCTTCAACAGCCTGGAGATCTGGCGCGCGGTCAAGGACCAGGCGGTGTTCCCCGGCAGCATCCCGTTGCCGCTGGCCGAGGTATGCCTGATCTGGCGGGACCGGCAGGTGTGCCGCTACCGGAGCCTGGAGCCTGCCGAGGCGCACGCCTTGGCGGGGATGGCCGATCAGGGCTGGACTTTTTCAGCACTGTGCGCCGAATTGGCAGTCGCTTATCAAGAGGGCGCGCCGCTGCAGGCTGTCACATGGTTGAAACAGTGGGTTCAGGACGGTCTGTTGCAACGCCGGGCACCATAG
- a CDS encoding DUF692 domain-containing protein — MSVSVPRLGYGLGLRSTYYQQIIEQSPQVDWFEIVSENYLVQGGKALYYLDAIAERYPLVMHGVSLSIGGPHALDRDYLTQLKQLADRVKPAWVSDHLCWSRGNAHQLHDLLPLPYTEESLYHVASRVRQVQEVLQRPLVLENVSSYVRSNADEFTEWEFLNALSDLSGCELLLDVNNVYVSSRNHGFDAWTFIRSLTPHSIRQLHLAGHRDYGDYVVDTHDHPVCDPVWQLFQQTLEHLGPVATLLERDDHFPPFAELLDELGKARELGAGALARRSAWA; from the coding sequence ATGTCGGTATCGGTTCCTCGCCTGGGCTACGGCCTTGGGCTGCGCAGCACTTACTATCAGCAAATCATCGAGCAGTCGCCGCAGGTGGACTGGTTCGAAATCGTCTCTGAGAATTATCTGGTCCAGGGGGGTAAAGCCCTGTACTACCTGGACGCCATCGCCGAGCGTTATCCGTTGGTGATGCATGGTGTGTCCCTGTCCATTGGCGGGCCCCATGCCCTGGACAGGGACTACCTCACGCAACTCAAGCAATTGGCCGACCGGGTCAAGCCGGCCTGGGTCTCCGATCACTTGTGCTGGAGCCGTGGCAACGCCCATCAGTTGCATGACTTGTTGCCGCTGCCCTACACAGAAGAAAGCCTCTACCACGTCGCCAGCCGCGTGCGGCAGGTGCAGGAGGTGCTGCAGCGGCCGTTGGTGCTGGAAAACGTCTCCAGTTATGTGCGATCCAACGCCGATGAGTTTACCGAGTGGGAGTTCCTCAACGCCTTGAGCGACCTCAGCGGCTGCGAGCTGCTGTTGGACGTCAACAACGTGTATGTCAGCTCGCGCAATCACGGCTTTGACGCCTGGACCTTTATCCGCAGCCTGACCCCCCACAGCATCCGCCAACTGCACCTGGCCGGGCATAGGGACTATGGCGACTATGTCGTCGACACCCATGACCATCCCGTGTGCGATCCGGTGTGGCAGTTGTTTCAACAGACCCTGGAACACCTGGGGCCGGTGGCGACGTTGCTGGAGCGCGATGACCATTTCCCGCCATTTGCCGAACTGCTCGACGAGCTGGGCAAGGCCCGTGAGCTGGGTGCAGGCGCCTTGGCACGGAGGTCAGCATGGGCCTGA
- a CDS encoding membrane protein has protein sequence MNIKNAVSGAALAIAAATLFAGVATQVQAAEEANVHCYGVTSCKGMNDCKTAENACKGQAVCKGHGFKAMTKAACDAAGGKVGE, from the coding sequence ATGAACATCAAAAACGCCGTTTCCGGTGCTGCCCTGGCCATTGCTGCGGCCACTCTGTTTGCCGGTGTCGCTACCCAGGTCCAGGCCGCCGAAGAAGCGAACGTGCATTGCTACGGTGTGACCTCCTGCAAAGGCATGAACGACTGCAAGACCGCTGAAAACGCCTGCAAGGGCCAGGCTGTGTGCAAGGGCCATGGTTTCAAGGCCATGACCAAGGCAGCCTGCGATGCGGCTGGCGGTAAAGTCGGCGAATAA
- a CDS encoding CDP-alcohol phosphatidyltransferase family protein has protein sequence MISIYQLKPRFQNLLRPLVQRLYDNGTTANQVTVLAGIVSLLVGLLIAGFAQHTWLFVLIPLWMILRMALNAIDGMLAREFGQQSRLGAYLNELCDVIADSALILPFALIPGVSLAPVLLVTLLAVFSEYAGVLGPMVGASRRYDGPMGKSDRAFVLGVLATGVALGWLGAGWVDGVMWLVAALLAYTLVNRVRQGLKEPHDLSATV, from the coding sequence ATGATTTCGATCTATCAGCTCAAACCGCGTTTTCAAAACCTGCTGCGGCCCCTGGTCCAGCGCCTGTACGACAACGGCACCACCGCCAACCAGGTCACCGTGCTGGCGGGAATCGTATCGTTGTTGGTGGGCCTGCTAATCGCCGGTTTTGCCCAGCACACCTGGCTGTTCGTGTTGATCCCGCTGTGGATGATCCTGCGCATGGCCCTCAATGCCATCGACGGCATGCTCGCCCGGGAGTTCGGCCAACAGTCGCGCCTGGGCGCCTACCTCAATGAACTGTGCGATGTGATCGCCGACAGCGCGCTGATCCTGCCGTTTGCCTTGATCCCCGGGGTCAGCCTGGCGCCGGTGCTGCTGGTGACGCTGCTGGCAGTGTTCAGCGAATATGCCGGCGTACTCGGGCCCATGGTCGGTGCCTCGCGGCGCTATGACGGGCCCATGGGCAAGAGTGATCGGGCGTTTGTCCTCGGCGTGCTGGCCACCGGGGTGGCTCTGGGCTGGCTCGGCGCAGGCTGGGTCGACGGGGTGATGTGGCTGGTGGCTGCATTGCTCGCCTACACCTTGGTCAACCGGGTGCGCCAGGGCCTCAAAGAACCACACGACCTCTCTGCGACGGTATAA
- a CDS encoding bifunctional alpha/beta hydrolase/class I SAM-dependent methyltransferase, translated as MREQQQHTFTTHDGAELFYRHWPATTTTGPEPRQAILLFHRGHEHSGRIAHLVDEVDLPHFDFFAWDARGHGQSPGERGDSPSFATSARDVQTFCDHIGATYGIEPHDLAIIAQSVGAVIAATWVHDYAPNIRALVLASPAFKVKLYVPFARQGLALMRRFRGNFFVNSYVKAKFLSHDPERVASYDSDPLITKAISVNVLLGLYEAADRVVADAQAIQVPTQLLISGSDFVVHRKPQQQFFERLGSLKKEQHILPGFFHDTLGERDRAVALASARRFILQNFEHPLDRASLLDADKIGATCAESESLAAPLPHNSLRDLYWRMTRASMGLGRKLSEGVKLGFDTGFDSGSTLDYVYRNTPTGKGALGRMIDTNYLNSIGWRGIRQRKLHVEELLRLAMAKLRDDGREVRIVDIAAGHGRYILEALQGVSPLPESILLRDYSDINVRDGGALIREKGLGDIAQFVKGDAFDRADLAALAPKPTLAVVSGLYELFADNTLVGGSLAGLAEAVEPGGYLVYTGQPWHPQLELIARALTSHRQGQAWVMRRRTQAEMDQLVEAAGFRKITQRVDEWGIFSVSLAQKV; from the coding sequence ATGCGCGAACAGCAACAGCACACCTTCACGACCCATGACGGCGCAGAGCTTTTCTATCGGCATTGGCCCGCGACCACTACGACCGGGCCTGAGCCACGCCAGGCGATCCTGCTATTTCATCGTGGCCACGAGCATTCCGGGCGCATAGCGCATCTGGTAGACGAGGTGGATCTGCCGCACTTCGATTTCTTTGCCTGGGACGCCCGTGGCCATGGCCAGTCCCCCGGCGAGCGTGGTGACAGCCCGAGCTTTGCCACCAGTGCGCGGGATGTGCAGACCTTTTGCGACCATATCGGTGCCACATATGGCATCGAGCCACACGACCTCGCGATCATCGCCCAAAGCGTCGGCGCAGTGATCGCGGCCACCTGGGTCCACGACTACGCCCCGAACATCCGGGCCCTGGTGCTCGCCTCCCCGGCGTTCAAGGTCAAGCTCTACGTACCCTTCGCTCGCCAGGGCCTGGCGCTGATGCGGCGTTTTCGCGGCAACTTTTTCGTCAACAGCTACGTCAAGGCCAAGTTCCTCAGCCATGACCCCGAGCGCGTGGCGTCCTATGACAGCGACCCGCTGATCACCAAGGCGATCTCGGTGAATGTGCTGCTGGGCCTGTACGAAGCGGCCGACCGTGTGGTCGCCGATGCCCAGGCCATCCAGGTGCCGACCCAGTTGCTGATTTCCGGCTCGGACTTTGTGGTGCATCGCAAGCCCCAGCAACAGTTCTTTGAACGCCTGGGCAGCCTGAAAAAGGAACAACACATCCTTCCCGGCTTTTTCCACGACACCCTCGGCGAACGTGACCGCGCCGTGGCGCTCGCCAGCGCCAGGCGCTTTATCCTGCAAAACTTCGAGCACCCGCTGGACCGCGCCAGCCTGCTGGATGCCGACAAGATCGGCGCGACCTGCGCCGAATCCGAGTCCCTCGCCGCGCCGCTGCCGCACAACTCGCTGCGCGACCTGTACTGGCGCATGACCCGCGCCAGCATGGGCCTGGGCCGCAAGCTCTCCGAGGGCGTGAAACTGGGTTTCGATACCGGTTTTGATTCGGGCAGCACCCTGGACTACGTGTACCGCAATACCCCCACTGGCAAGGGCGCACTGGGGCGGATGATCGACACCAACTACCTGAACTCCATCGGTTGGCGCGGGATTCGCCAGCGCAAACTGCATGTCGAAGAGTTGCTGCGCCTGGCCATGGCCAAGCTGCGCGATGACGGGCGCGAAGTGCGCATCGTCGATATCGCCGCCGGTCACGGCCGGTACATTCTGGAAGCGTTGCAGGGCGTTTCACCACTTCCGGAATCGATTCTGTTGCGCGACTACAGCGATATCAACGTGCGCGACGGTGGCGCACTGATTCGCGAGAAAGGCCTGGGGGACATTGCGCAGTTCGTCAAAGGGGATGCCTTCGACCGGGCCGACCTTGCGGCGCTGGCGCCCAAGCCGACGCTGGCGGTGGTGTCCGGCCTGTACGAACTGTTTGCCGATAACACCCTGGTCGGTGGGTCCCTCGCCGGCCTGGCCGAGGCCGTGGAGCCCGGTGGCTACCTAGTGTACACCGGCCAACCGTGGCACCCGCAACTGGAACTGATCGCCCGCGCCCTGACCAGCCACCGCCAGGGCCAGGCCTGGGTGATGCGCCGGCGCACCCAGGCAGAAATGGATCAACTGGTGGAAGCGGCAGGCTTTCGCAAGATCACCCAACGCGTGGATGAGTGGGGCATTTTCAGCGTGTCGCTGGCGCAGAAGGTCTGA
- a CDS encoding phosphatase PAP2/dual specificity phosphatase family protein — MREPGLLKPAVLWLLLLAPLFFSTYGFATWVTSQRSDVGTLVFGWEAHMPFWAWTIVPYWSIDLLYGFSLLLPNSRHELKQHALRLLSAQVIAVSCFLLWPLRFTFERPEMDGVFGWLFAVLAGFDKPFNQAPSLHIALLVILWVMYQRHTQGLWRWLVHGWFALIGISVLTTYQHHFIDLPTGALAGWLCVWLWPVDHPSPLLSVRLAKDPKRWRLGLRYAVGALLLAIAAFAWGGAWLWLLWPAVAALLVALNYWLLGAAGFQKQADGRLSPAARWLYAPYLAAAWLNSRLWTRKHPQPDRVVDNVWLGRIPTTAQLSSFNAVVDLCAELPVYPQGRAYHALPVLDLTAPTPAQCLEAAQAIERLREHGPLLVCCALGYSRSASAVAAWLLQSGRASTVDEALAIIRTARPDVVLHANHRQALGELPYAR, encoded by the coding sequence ATGCGCGAACCAGGCCTGTTAAAACCAGCGGTGCTGTGGCTGCTGCTGTTGGCACCGCTGTTTTTCAGCACCTACGGCTTCGCCACCTGGGTCACCAGCCAGCGCAGCGACGTCGGCACCCTGGTGTTCGGCTGGGAAGCCCATATGCCCTTCTGGGCCTGGACCATCGTGCCCTACTGGTCGATCGACCTGCTCTACGGTTTCTCCCTGCTGCTGCCCAATAGCCGTCATGAACTCAAGCAACATGCCCTGCGCCTGTTGAGTGCCCAGGTGATTGCGGTGAGCTGCTTCCTGCTCTGGCCGCTGCGCTTCACCTTTGAGCGGCCAGAAATGGACGGCGTGTTCGGCTGGCTGTTTGCGGTGCTGGCCGGGTTCGACAAGCCGTTCAACCAGGCACCCTCGTTGCATATCGCCTTGCTGGTGATCCTGTGGGTCATGTACCAGCGCCATACCCAGGGCCTTTGGCGCTGGCTGGTGCATGGCTGGTTCGCGCTGATCGGTATTTCGGTACTGACCACCTACCAACATCACTTCATCGACTTACCCACAGGCGCCCTGGCCGGCTGGCTGTGTGTGTGGCTATGGCCGGTGGATCATCCAAGCCCGCTGTTGAGTGTACGCCTGGCCAAAGACCCGAAACGGTGGCGCCTGGGTTTGCGCTACGCCGTGGGCGCCCTGTTGTTGGCGATAGCGGCCTTTGCCTGGGGCGGGGCCTGGCTATGGCTGCTGTGGCCAGCCGTCGCGGCGTTGCTGGTGGCGCTCAACTACTGGCTGCTGGGCGCCGCTGGCTTTCAGAAGCAGGCCGATGGCCGCCTCAGCCCCGCAGCACGCTGGCTGTATGCGCCTTATCTCGCGGCGGCGTGGCTCAACTCGCGGCTATGGACACGCAAGCATCCGCAGCCCGACCGGGTTGTGGATAACGTATGGCTGGGGCGGATTCCCACGACTGCGCAGTTGAGTTCATTCAATGCCGTGGTCGATCTGTGTGCCGAGTTGCCTGTTTATCCACAAGGTCGCGCTTACCATGCCCTGCCCGTCCTCGACCTGACCGCCCCCACACCTGCCCAATGCCTGGAAGCGGCCCAAGCCATCGAACGCTTGCGCGAACACGGGCCATTGCTGGTGTGCTGCGCCCTCGGCTACTCCCGCAGCGCCAGCGCCGTGGCAGCATGGCTGCTACAGAGCGGGCGTGCCAGTACGGTCGATGAAGCGCTGGCTATTATTCGTACAGCGCGACCGGATGTGGTCCTGCATGCCAATCACCGCCAAGCCTTGGGAGAACTGCCTTATGCCCGCTGA
- a CDS encoding lysophospholipid acyltransferase family protein has protein sequence MFEPVVATLITSMARTVTGARSLWLGCAPEPVQRIYFANHSSHGDFVLLWASLPPNLRKATRPVAGTDYWNKSAVRRYIINRVFNGVLIDRERKDPVDNPLQPMLEALEHGDSLIIFPEGTRNLEDGLLPFKSGLYHLANSYPQAQLIPVWIANLNRVMPKGRVLPLPLLCTTSFGAPLQLQEGEDKALFLARSRDALLALAPEHS, from the coding sequence ATGTTCGAACCCGTGGTCGCGACCCTGATTACCTCAATGGCCCGCACCGTGACCGGCGCCCGTAGCCTGTGGCTGGGCTGCGCCCCGGAGCCGGTGCAACGTATCTACTTTGCCAATCACAGCAGCCACGGCGACTTCGTGCTGCTGTGGGCGTCGTTGCCGCCGAACCTGCGCAAAGCCACACGTCCCGTGGCCGGCACCGACTACTGGAACAAGAGCGCAGTGCGCCGCTACATCATCAACCGAGTCTTCAACGGGGTGCTGATCGACCGCGAACGCAAAGACCCTGTGGATAACCCTTTGCAACCGATGCTCGAAGCCCTGGAACATGGCGACTCACTGATCATCTTCCCCGAAGGCACCCGTAACCTGGAGGACGGCCTTTTGCCATTTAAGAGCGGCCTGTATCACCTGGCAAACAGTTACCCACAGGCGCAACTGATCCCGGTGTGGATAGCCAATCTCAACCGCGTAATGCCCAAGGGCCGTGTGCTGCCGCTGCCGCTGTTGTGCACCACCAGCTTCGGCGCCCCCCTGCAACTGCAAGAGGGTGAAGACAAGGCCCTGTTTCTCGCCCGCAGCCGCGACGCCCTGCTGGCCCTCGCCCCGGAGCATTCCTGA
- a CDS encoding phosphatidate cytidylyltransferase has protein sequence MDSQTLMLFGGIGLILVLASLIGLILKLRTRGTPNAVIDNLNARINAWWVMVVVIGIAFWLGTGAVILLFYAVSFYALREFLTLTPTRRSDYPALVAAFYLALPLQYLLIYFDWYGLFSIFIPVYVFLLLPILASLGGDSTHFLERASKVQWGLMIAVFCVSFVPALLTLDIVGYEGRNLLLIAYLVIVVQLSDVLQYVCGKLFGKHKIAPNLSPSKTVEGFVGGILLSSLIGAALWWTTPFNPWQSFLIALLINLLGFAGGIVMSAIKRDRGVKDWGHMIEGHGGMLDRLDSVCFAAPIFFHLVRYWWT, from the coding sequence ATGGATAGCCAAACCCTGATGCTGTTCGGCGGCATCGGCCTGATCCTGGTGCTCGCCTCGCTGATCGGCCTGATCCTCAAGCTGCGTACCCGCGGCACACCTAACGCGGTGATCGACAACCTCAATGCACGCATCAACGCCTGGTGGGTGATGGTGGTCGTGATCGGCATTGCCTTCTGGCTCGGCACCGGCGCGGTGATCCTGCTGTTCTACGCCGTGTCGTTCTACGCCCTGCGCGAATTCCTCACCCTCACCCCCACCCGGCGCAGCGACTACCCGGCACTGGTCGCCGCGTTCTACCTGGCGCTGCCCCTGCAATACCTGCTGATCTATTTTGACTGGTACGGCCTGTTCTCGATCTTTATCCCGGTCTACGTGTTCCTGCTGCTGCCCATCCTTGCCTCGCTGGGCGGCGACAGCACGCACTTCCTGGAGCGGGCGTCGAAAGTGCAGTGGGGGCTGATGATCGCGGTGTTCTGCGTATCCTTCGTGCCCGCCCTGCTGACCCTCGACATCGTCGGCTATGAGGGCCGCAACCTGTTGCTGATCGCCTACCTGGTCATCGTGGTGCAACTCTCGGACGTTTTGCAGTACGTGTGCGGCAAACTGTTCGGCAAACACAAGATCGCCCCCAACCTGTCACCGTCAAAAACCGTGGAAGGCTTTGTCGGCGGCATCCTGTTGTCGTCCCTGATCGGCGCGGCACTGTGGTGGACCACCCCGTTCAACCCCTGGCAGTCCTTCCTGATTGCGCTATTGATCAACCTGCTGGGCTTTGCCGGTGGGATTGTGATGTCGGCGATCAAGCGCGACCGAGGCGTGAAGGACTGGGGGCATATGATCGAAGGGCACGGCGGGATGCTGGATCGCCTGGATTCGGTGTGTTTCGCGGCGCCGATTTTCTTTCACCTGGTGCGCTATTGGTGGACTTGA